One genomic region from Salvia hispanica cultivar TCC Black 2014 chromosome 2, UniMelb_Shisp_WGS_1.0, whole genome shotgun sequence encodes:
- the LOC125206534 gene encoding uncharacterized protein LOC125206534, whose protein sequence is MAAEDPDQTSDSPDYDKMFDKVTSEPEILAEYCDFVATAQKTDKSSAQVHNSSEDVEDVEKTNTLINKVPELEYHSRAEGTTSKHQTQPSNNVADAEIPLSARATVLTLAHPGVKVFRNRLGQESVLCPDCCKFGVRSSPYASVEGCTNLKASDFKKHLETTSHKNSVKNKEKGKQKVSTGEDFLKAQTAGPVSREEPSPTVLTVLQELVMSIEKLSSTVDKISSSVDKISSSVEKLVEKLS, encoded by the exons ATGGCTGCTGAAGATCCCGATCAAACTTCCGATTCTCCGGATTACg ACAAAATGTTTGATAAGGTTACATCTGAGCCAGAGATATTAGCCGAATATTGCGATTTTGTGGCTACTGCTCAGAAGA cTGATAAGTCGAGTGCTCAAGTTCACAATTCCTCTGAGGATGTTGAGGATG TGGAAAAGACCAATACCCTCATTAACAAAGTGCCTGAATTGGAATACCACTCTAGGGCTGAAGGGACTACTTCTAAACATCAGACTCAGCCCTCAAACAATGTTGCTGATG CTGAAATTCCTTTGTCTGCGAGGGCAACGGTTTTGACTCTTGCTCACCCAGGAGTGAAAGTCTTTCGCAATCGCCTAGGACAAGAAAGTGTTTTATGTCCTGACTGTTGCAAATTTGGCGTCCGTTCCAGTCCGTATGCCTCTGTTGAGGGTTGTACTAACCTAAAGGCATCTGATTTCAAGAAGCACCTGGAAACTACATCCCATAAAAATTCTGtgaagaataaagaaaaagggaaGCAAAAGGTCTCCACGGGTGAGGACTTCCTTAAAGCTCAGACTGCTGGTCCTGTTTCTCGAGAGGAGCCATCTCCAACTGTCTTAACAGTTCTTCAGGAGTTAGTTATGTCCATTGAAAAGCTTTCGTCCACTGTGGATAAAATTTCGTCCTCGGTGGATAAAATTTCGTCCTCGGTGGAGAAGCTGGTGGAGAAGCTTTCGTGA
- the LOC125206532 gene encoding beta-galactosidase 17, whose product MKAYDDLSKHLRLLDDIPLRISSGDTHKFEIAEDMFWRDGEPFRIIGGDLHYFQVHPEYWRDRQLRAKALGLNTIQTYVPWNLHEPKQGHLVFEGIADIISFLELCKELDLLVMLRPGSYICGEWDLGGFPAWLLAEEPPIRLRSSDPAYLGLVEKWWGILLPKVSPLLYSNGCPIVMVQNFGSMYTTDGGERVNLEKGTIRGDAVFSAVDFTTGDDPWPKFKLQKEFNAPGKSPPLSTEFYAGWLTHRGDTIATTGAVFTAAYLDKILSKNGSAVLYMAHGGTNFGFYNGANTGDDESAYKPDLTSYDYDAPISESGDVDNAKYKALRSVIAKYSPQPLASVPSNNEKVAYGRIKLHKSSFLYDATRMTLLMP is encoded by the exons ATGAAGGCTTATGATGACCTGTCGAAGCATCTGCGACTTCTTGATGACATTCCCCTAAGAATATCTAGT GGAGACACACATAAGTTTGAGATTGCAGAGGACATGTTTTGGAGAGATGGGGAGCCGTTTAGGATAATTGGAGGAGACTTGCATTATTTCCAAGTGCATCCGGAG TATTGGAGAGATCGACAGCTGAGAGCAAAGGCATTGGGGTTAAACACGATTCAAACTTATGTACCCTGGAACTTACATGAGCCAAAACAAGGTCATCTGGTATTTGAGGGCATTGCAGacataatttcatttctcGAGCTATGCAAGGAATTGGATTTGTTGGTTATGCTGCGTCCTGGGTCCTATATCTGTGGTG AGTGGGATTTGGGTGGCTTCCCTGCTTGGTTGCTTGCCGAAGAGCCTCCTATTAGATTAAGATCATCAGACCCTGCCTACCTTGGATTG GTTGAGAAGTGGTGGGGAATCCTACTTCCAAAAGTGTCTCCGCTTCTTTACAGCAATGGGTGTCCAATTGTAATGGTCCAG AACTTTGGTTCCAT GTACACTACTGATGGCGGTGAAAGGGTAAATCTGGAGAAAGGAACAATTCGAGGAGATGCTGTTTTCTCAG CGGTTGACTTCACCACCGGAGACGACCCATGGCCCAAATTCAAGCTGCAGAAAGAGTTCAATGCACCGGGAAAATCACCTCCACTGTCAAC GGAGTTCTATGCTGGTTGGCTTACACACCGGGGGGACACTATTGCAACCACCGGTGCAGTTTTTACTGCTGCCTACTTGGACAAGATTTTGTCAAAGAATGGATCCGCTGTCCTCTAT ATGGCGCATGGTGGGACGAACTTTGGATTCTATAACGGTGCTAATACCGGAGATGATGAGTCGGCCTACAAGCCAGATCTTACTTCCTATGATTAT GATGCACCGATAAGTGAATCGGGTGATGTGGACAATGCAAAGTACAAAG CTTTGAGAAGTGTCATCGCAAAATATAGCCCTCAGCCTCTTGCTTCTGTCCCTTCCAACAATGAAAAGGTAGCTTATGGGCGTATCAAGCTACATAAAAGCTCGTTTTTGTACGACGCAACCAGGATGACCTTGCTGATGCCGTAG
- the LOC125203168 gene encoding NDR1/HIN1-like protein 13, whose translation MNDKVHPSAKPAANGGAPAAANGEANFPANKAQLYNTSRPAYRPQPPPKRGRGHRRSCLCSCCLWSTIAILLVLLLAAIAGAAIYVLYRPQRPSFAVNSLQLSRFNLTDNSISSSFNLSVTARNPNKKLTFFYDSIAVKFISGDLDIADGSFPGFTHGRKNVTTLKSVVSSSKNQIAEGADTTQLKSSLKNKSLPLKIQLDTKVKVKIGGIKTKNLRIRVTCDGIKISIPNGKTATSATTSHVKCKVDPRIKIIKWTV comes from the coding sequence atgaacgACAAAGTGCATCCGTCGGCGAAGCCAGCCGCCAACGGCGGAGCTCCGGCGGCGGCGAACGGCGAGGCGAATTTCCCGGCGAACAAGGCGCAGCTCTACAACACCAGCCGCCCGGCCTACCGCCCGCAGCCGCCGCCGAAGCGCGGCCGCGGCCACCGCCGCAGCTGCCTCTGCTCGTGCTGCCTCTGGTCGACGATCGCGatcctcctcgtcctcctcCTCGCCGCCATCGCCGGCGCCGCGATCTACGTCCTCTACCGCCCCCAGCGCCCCTCCTTTGCCGTCAATTCGCTCCAGCTCTCCAGATTCAACCTCACCGACAACTCAATTTCGTCCTCCTTCAACCTCTCCGTCACCGCGCGGAACCCTAACAAAAAATTGACCTTCTTCTACGACTCAATTGCCGTCAAATTCATCTCCGGAGATCTCGACATCGCCGACGGATCCTTCCCCGGCTTCACTCACGGGAGGAAAAACGTTACGACGCTCAAAAGCGTCGTCTCGAGCTCCAAAAATCAGATCGCGGAAGGCGCCGACACTACGCAGCTGAAATCGAGCTTGAAGAATAAGAGCCTGCCGCTGAAGATTCAGCTGGACACCAAAGTGAAGGTCAAAATTGGGGGAATTAAAACGAAGAATCTCAGAATTAGGGTTACCTGCGACGGAATTAAGATCTCGATCCCCAATGGCAAAACGGCGACGTCGGCGACGACTTCGCACGTCAAATGCAAGGTCGATCCAAGGATTAAGATCATCAAATGGACGGTTTGA
- the LOC125207706 gene encoding protein FAR1-RELATED SEQUENCE 4-like produces MEASSSNVLLNSNLEPRDDLEFDTHDEAYAYYKEYAKSVGFGTAKLSSRRSRASKEFIDAKFSCIRYGNKQQSDNAVNPRPSPKIGCKASMHVKRRINGKWYIHSFVKEHNHELLPDQAHFFRSHRIADSVSNDAKMRRKKVPPSVLKQYGAYQFLGSCMENVIRNQHDRGRFLSLEEGGAQLLLDFFSQMHEENPKFFYALDFNEEHRLRNVFWVDAKGVEDFVYFGDVVSLDITYFTSKYRVPLVLFIGVNHHIQPTLLGCGLIADETVYTFIWLMQSWCLAMGGRSPKVLLTDQNESIKAAVHLVFPETHHYFHLWNILERLPRRLEYRNVWHESFMGKLNKCLYRSWNEESFEKRWWKLTERFSVQEDEFFQSLYEDRKLWVPVFTKDVSFAGLSAASRSESLNSFFDRYINGETSLRDFIGKYESILEDRYEEEAKANFDAWHETPELKSPSPFEKQMLLVYSHEIFRKFQTEVLGAAACHLKKENEGGSTIIYGVKDFENNLGYLVEWNELKSDIYCSCRTFQSKGYLCRHCIVVLQMSGVFSIPFKYILQRWTNAATSRIPLSEKLDEVQAKVRRYNDLCRRAIILGEEGSLSEESYNNAVTAINEALKHCSVANQPSDQSGLRPNISAPLAILGAGDVSAPLAILGVGGSEQSVTITSEQQVPTAKVIDTSKGSKRSNSGKEPASNGGMTSKKGKVPLEPPIANIGTHGIFQHMDVPAPLDYPAMYPRFLTALLKGGEMSKRGVEMLGEMLEEQS; encoded by the exons ATGGAGGCGAGTAGCAGTAATGTTCTACTGAATTCGAACTTAGAGCCTAGGGATGATCTTGAATTCGATACACATGACGAAGCATACGCGTATTACAAAGAATACGCGAAATCGGTTGGGTTTGGTACTGCTAAATTGAGCAGCCGTCGGTCTAGGGCTTCAAAGGAATTCATCGATGCTAAATTTTCGTGCATTAGGTATGGGAATAAGCAACAGTCGGATAATGCTGTTAATCCGAGGCCTTCGCCTAAGATAGGGTGTAAAGCTAGCATGCACGTGAAGCGTAGGATTAATGGGAAGTGGTACATTCATAGTTTCGTGAAGGAACATAATCACGAGCTTTTACCGGATCAAGCGCACTTTTTTAGAAGTCATAGGATTGCTGATTCTGTTAGCAATGATGCTAAAATGAGGAGGAAGAAAGTTCCTCCTTCCGTGTTGAAACAGTACGGCGCTTATCAGTTTCTGGGGTCGTGTATGGAGAACGTGATCCGGAATCAGCATGATAGGGGGCGGTTTTTGAGCTTGGAAGAAGGTGGTGCTCAGCTTTTACTTGACTTTTTTTCACAAATGCATGAAGAGAATCCGAAATTTTTCTATGCGTTGGATTTCAACGAAGAGCACCGGCTGAGAAATGTGTTTTGGGTTGACGCCAAAGGCGTGGAGGATTTCGTGTACTTTGGTGATGTGGTCTCACTTGACATAACCTATTTCACAAGCAAGTATAGAGTTCCTTTGGTTCTTTTTATCGGGGTGAACCATCACATCCAGCCTACGTTGCTTGGTTGTGGGTTAATAGCAGATGAGACagtatatacatttatttggttGATGCAATCATGGTGTTTGGCAATGGGGGGACGAAGCCCTAAAGTTCTACTCACCGACCAAAATGAGTCTATCAAAGCTGCTGTTCACTTGGTCTTTCCAGAAACTCATcattatttccatttatggaaCATTCTGGAAAGGTTGCCAAGAAGGCTAGAGTACCGTAACGTGTGGCATGAATCTTTCATGGGGAAACTAAATAAATGCTTATATAGATCATGGAACGAAGAAAGTTTTGAAAAACGATGGTGGAAATTGACTGAAAGGTTCAGTGTTCAAGAAGATGAATTTTTTCAGTCCTTATATGAAGATCGGAAACTCTGGGTGCCTGTGTTCACAAAGGATGTTTCTTTTGCTGGGTTGTCAGCAGCTTCGAGGTCTGAAAGCTTGAACTCCTTCTTCGATAGGTACATAAATGGGGAAACTTCTTTGAGAGATTTTATAGGGAAATACGAATCGATTCTTGAAGACAGATATGAAGAGGAGGCTAAAGCAAATTTTGATGCGTGGCATGAAACTCCAGAGCTGAAGTCGCCTTCGCCATTTGAGAAACAAATGCTGCTTGTTTATAGTCATGAGATATTCCGGAAATTTCAAACGGAAGTTCTAGGAGCAGCAGCTTGCCatctgaaaaaagaaaatgaaggtGGTTCAACGATAATATATGGAGTGAAAGACTTCGAAAATAATCTAGGTTAtttggtggaatggaatgaattGAAATCTGATATATACTGTTCTTGTCGTACGTTTCAATCTAAAGGATATCTTTGCAGGCATTGTATTGTGGTTCTCCAAATGTCCGGTGTCTTTAGCATACCATTTAAGTACATTCTGCAACGATGGACGAATGCTGCCACAAGTAGAATTCCCCTTAGTGAGAAATTGGATGAAGTGCAAGCTAAGGTCCGGCGTTACAATGACCTTTGTCGACGAGCTATAATACTGGGGGAAGAGGGTTCATTGTCAGAAGAGAGTTATAACAATGCTGTGACTGCCATAAACGAAGCTCTCAAGCACTGTTCTGTTGCAAATCAGCCTTCTGATCAGAGTGGTCTGAGACCCAACATTTCTGCACCTCTCGCGATACTAGGTGCTGGAGACGTTTCTGCACCTCTCGCCATACTAGGTGTTGGAGGGTCAGAGCAGAGTGTCACCATCACATCTGAGCAGCAGGTGCCTACAGCTAAAGTGATCGACACAAGCAAAGGTTCAAAGAGGTCGAATTCGGGGAAGGAGCCCGCAAGCAATGGTGGGATGACTAGTAAAAAGGGGAAG GTGCCATTGGAGCCTCCAATTGCTAATATCGGAACTCATGGCATTTTTCAGCACATG GATGTACCTGCTCCGTTGGATTATCCTGCTATGTATCCGAGATTCCTCACAGCATTGTTAAAAGGCGGCGAGATGTCCAAGAGAGGCGTGGAGATGCTGGGCGAGATGTTGGAGGAACAAAGCTGA